The Primulina huaijiensis isolate GDHJ02 chromosome 12, ASM1229523v2, whole genome shotgun sequence genome has a window encoding:
- the LOC140989583 gene encoding paired amphipathic helix protein pst2-like isoform X2: MLKASHRTEIGAEVLNDRWVSITSGSEDHFFKHILKTQYEEILLKCEDYWFELDKLLESIDATIKSVEKLSPSINVATTMTDNSFCIEDHLTVPPERREKPGVFLQRNKTKGTVGDEIEDTRGSMEGLLINNGLESKVDCDTMEVSYIAGSEDFMFRTRRRRKALYHKSLCSGASNGSHKLKRKLMFS; the protein is encoded by the exons ATGCTTAAAG CAAGTCATAGAACAGAGATAGGAGCTGAAGTGTTGAATGACCGCTGGGTGTCTATAACTTCAGGAAGTGAGGATCACTTCTTCAAGCACATACTCAAAACCCAATATGAAGAAATCTTGTTAAAATGTGAGGATTATTG GTTTGAACTTGACAAGTTGTTGGAATCCATAGATGCAACAATAAAGAGTGTTGAGAAACTCTCACCCAGTATTAATGTTGCTACAACTATGACAGACAACTCATTTTGCATAGAAGATCATTTGACAG TTCCTCCAGAAAGAAGAGAAAAGCCTGGGGTATTCTTGCAGAG aaacaaaacaaaaggcACAGTCGGAGACGAAATTGAAGATACTCGCGGGTCCATGGAAGGACTCTTAATAAACAACGGTCTGGAAAGTAAGGTGGACTGCGACACAATGGAG GTATCTTACATTGCAGGTTCCGAAGACTTCATGTTTCGGACAAGGAGGAGGAGGAAGGCTCTGTATCATAAAAGTTTGTGCAGTGGTGCTTCCAACGGCAGTCACAAGCTGAAGCGCAAGTTGATGTTCAGTTGA
- the LOC140989583 gene encoding uncharacterized protein isoform X1 → MLKASHRTEIGAEVLNDRWVSITSGSEDHFFKHILKTQYEEILLKCEDYWFELDKLLESIDATIKSVEKLSPSINVATTMTDNSFCIEDHLTGLFSFHLWFIAWKEPQAHVEPPFSLYMAAPPSLHVDLAEPVPPERREKPGVFLQRNKTKGTVGDEIEDTRGSMEGLLINNGLESKVDCDTMEVSYIAGSEDFMFRTRRRRKALYHKSLCSGASNGSHKLKRKLMFS, encoded by the exons ATGCTTAAAG CAAGTCATAGAACAGAGATAGGAGCTGAAGTGTTGAATGACCGCTGGGTGTCTATAACTTCAGGAAGTGAGGATCACTTCTTCAAGCACATACTCAAAACCCAATATGAAGAAATCTTGTTAAAATGTGAGGATTATTG GTTTGAACTTGACAAGTTGTTGGAATCCATAGATGCAACAATAAAGAGTGTTGAGAAACTCTCACCCAGTATTAATGTTGCTACAACTATGACAGACAACTCATTTTGCATAGAAGATCATTTGACAG GGCTTTTTTCGTTTCATTTGTGGTTCATTGCATGGAAAGAGCCCCAGGCCCATGTCGA ACCTCCTTTCTCATTATATATGGCAGCACCTCCCTCCCTCCACGTCGATTTGGCTGAGCCAG TTCCTCCAGAAAGAAGAGAAAAGCCTGGGGTATTCTTGCAGAG aaacaaaacaaaaggcACAGTCGGAGACGAAATTGAAGATACTCGCGGGTCCATGGAAGGACTCTTAATAAACAACGGTCTGGAAAGTAAGGTGGACTGCGACACAATGGAG GTATCTTACATTGCAGGTTCCGAAGACTTCATGTTTCGGACAAGGAGGAGGAGGAAGGCTCTGTATCATAAAAGTTTGTGCAGTGGTGCTTCCAACGGCAGTCACAAGCTGAAGCGCAAGTTGATGTTCAGTTGA